The following are from one region of the Mycolicibacterium helvum genome:
- the moeZ gene encoding adenylyltransferase/sulfurtransferase MoeZ has translation MPPLVEPAAELTREEVARYSRHLIIPDLGVDGQKRLKNAKVLVIGAGGLGSPTLLYLAAAGVGTIGIVEFDVVDESNLQRQIIHGQSDIGRSKAESARDSVLEVNPLIAVNLHEMRLEPDNAVQLFEQYDLILDGTDNFATRYLVNDAAVLAHKPYVWGSIYRFEGQASVFWEDAPDGLGLNYRDLYPEPPPPGMVPSCAEGGVLGILCASIASIMGTEAIKLITGIGDTLLGRLMVYDALDMTYRTIRIRKDPETPKITELIDYESFCGVVSEAAADAAQDSTVTPRELRELLDSGKKLALIDVREPVEWEINHITGAELIPKSVIESGEGLSKLPQDRVPVLYCKTGVRSAEALAVVKKAGFADAVHLQGGIVAWAKQIDPDMVMY, from the coding sequence TTGCCGCCGCTGGTCGAGCCAGCCGCCGAGCTCACCCGTGAAGAGGTCGCACGCTACAGCCGCCATCTGATCATTCCGGACCTGGGTGTGGACGGGCAGAAGCGCTTGAAGAATGCCAAGGTGCTGGTGATCGGCGCAGGCGGACTGGGTTCGCCCACGCTGCTGTACCTGGCCGCCGCCGGTGTCGGCACGATCGGCATCGTCGAGTTCGACGTGGTCGACGAGTCCAACCTGCAGCGCCAGATCATCCACGGCCAATCCGATATCGGCCGGTCCAAGGCCGAGAGCGCTCGTGACTCCGTCCTCGAGGTCAACCCGCTGATCGCGGTGAACCTGCATGAGATGCGGCTGGAGCCCGACAATGCGGTGCAGCTGTTCGAGCAGTACGACCTCATCCTGGACGGCACCGACAACTTCGCCACCCGCTACCTGGTCAACGACGCCGCGGTGTTGGCGCACAAGCCGTATGTGTGGGGTTCGATCTACCGCTTCGAAGGGCAAGCCTCGGTGTTCTGGGAGGACGCTCCTGACGGCTTGGGCCTGAATTATCGCGATCTATACCCGGAGCCGCCCCCGCCCGGCATGGTCCCGTCCTGCGCCGAAGGCGGCGTGCTGGGCATCCTGTGCGCGTCGATCGCGTCGATCATGGGCACCGAGGCAATCAAGCTGATCACTGGAATCGGGGACACCCTGCTGGGCCGGTTGATGGTCTACGACGCGCTGGACATGACCTATCGCACGATCCGGATCCGCAAAGATCCCGAGACGCCGAAGATCACTGAGCTGATCGACTACGAGTCGTTCTGCGGCGTGGTGTCCGAAGCGGCGGCCGACGCCGCGCAGGATTCGACCGTCACCCCGCGGGAGCTGCGTGAGCTGCTTGATTCCGGCAAGAAGCTGGCACTGATCGACGTGCGGGAGCCGGTGGAGTGGGAAATCAACCACATCACCGGTGCCGAGCTCATCCCGAAATCGGTGATCGAGTCCGGGGAAGGCCTGAGCAAGTTGCCACAGGACCGCGTCCCGGTGCTCTACTGCAAGACCGGGGTGCGCTCGGCCGAAGCGCTGGCCGTGGTGAAGAAGGCCGGTTTCGCCGATGCCGTGCACCTTCAGGGCGGCATCGTCGCCTGGGCAAAGCAAATCGATCCCGACATGGTGATGTACTGA
- a CDS encoding TIGR02569 family protein — translation MTDERPPDHVLATFGLKGQDPEPLGAGWEGGFKCGEVVLSVIADHARAAWSAKARETLFIDGVRLARPVRSTDGRYVVSGWRADTFVAGTPEPRHDEVVSAGVRLHEATAKLERPRFLTQAPVAPWSDVDVFIAADRAAWEERPLHSLPAGAMVAPGTADGERSVDLINQLAGLRKPTKSPNQLVHGDLYGSVLFAGTAAPGITDITPYWRPASWAAGVVVVDALAWGEADDGLIERWDALPEWPQMLLRALMFRLAVHALHPRSTAAAFPGLARTAALIRLVL, via the coding sequence GTGACTGATGAGCGCCCGCCTGATCATGTCCTGGCGACGTTCGGTCTGAAAGGCCAGGATCCTGAACCGCTCGGTGCGGGCTGGGAGGGCGGTTTCAAGTGCGGCGAGGTAGTGCTGTCGGTGATCGCCGACCATGCCAGGGCCGCTTGGTCGGCGAAGGCCCGCGAGACGTTGTTCATCGACGGAGTCCGGTTGGCCCGGCCGGTGCGCTCGACTGACGGCCGCTATGTGGTGTCGGGTTGGCGGGCAGACACATTCGTCGCCGGTACTCCCGAGCCCCGCCACGACGAGGTCGTCTCGGCCGGGGTGCGCCTGCATGAGGCCACGGCCAAGCTGGAACGGCCGCGGTTCCTGACCCAGGCGCCGGTCGCGCCGTGGAGCGATGTCGATGTGTTCATCGCCGCCGATCGCGCTGCCTGGGAGGAGCGTCCGCTGCACTCGCTGCCGGCTGGCGCGATGGTGGCACCGGGCACGGCCGATGGCGAGCGGTCGGTGGACCTGATCAATCAACTGGCCGGGTTACGCAAGCCGACGAAGAGTCCGAATCAACTGGTCCATGGCGACCTGTATGGCAGCGTCCTGTTCGCCGGGACGGCTGCGCCTGGCATCACCGACATCACCCCGTACTGGCGGCCGGCGTCGTGGGCTGCCGGGGTGGTGGTCGTGGACGCACTGGCCTGGGGCGAGGCCGACGACGGCTTGATCGAGCGGTGGGACGCGCTACCGGAGTGGCCGCAGATGTTGTTGCGCGCTTTGATGTTCCGGCTCGCCGTCCATGCTTTGCATCCGCGTTCCACGGCGGCCGCGTTCCCCGGTTTGGCCCGCACGGCCGCGCTGATCAGGCTGGTTCTCTAG
- a CDS encoding MGMT family protein: MAAVTDEQVELVRRLVSSIPAGRVATYGDIASAARLSSPRIVGWIMRTDSSDLPWHRVITASGRPAAHLVTRQLELLRAEGVLADDGRVNLARARHEF; the protein is encoded by the coding sequence ATGGCCGCGGTCACCGACGAGCAGGTCGAGCTGGTCCGCCGTCTGGTGTCGTCAATACCCGCAGGCCGCGTCGCCACCTACGGGGACATTGCCTCGGCCGCACGGCTTTCCAGCCCTCGCATCGTCGGCTGGATCATGCGCACCGATTCCTCGGACTTGCCGTGGCATCGGGTGATCACCGCGTCCGGCCGGCCGGCCGCCCACCTGGTGACGCGTCAGCTGGAGCTGCTGCGGGCCGAAGGCGTGCTGGCCGACGACGGCCGGGTGAACCTGGCGCGCGCCCGCCACGAGTTCTAG
- a CDS encoding alpha/beta hydrolase: protein MLVTHALHVHRFGPAEPTQVLAIHGLTGHGYRWRRLAEQHLPEIAVAAPDLIGHGRSSYAAPWTIEANIAALATLVENDADGPVLVVGHSFGGAIGLNLAAAYPDLVSGLVLLDPAIGLDGQWMHEIAESMLASPDYADRDEARTEKFTGSWADVDPAELDEDLDEHLIALPGGRYGWRICVPAMMSYWSELTRHIVLPRSGTPTTLVRALWTDPPYVSEELLNGLSNRLGTDFTLVDLACQHMVANAKPEETAKVIRDLLGSR, encoded by the coding sequence ATGCTCGTGACCCACGCTCTTCACGTCCACCGCTTTGGCCCTGCCGAACCCACGCAAGTGCTGGCCATTCACGGCCTGACCGGCCATGGCTACCGTTGGCGCAGGCTGGCAGAACAGCACTTACCCGAAATCGCGGTGGCCGCACCCGATCTGATCGGGCATGGCCGCTCCTCCTACGCGGCGCCATGGACGATCGAAGCCAATATCGCTGCGCTGGCCACCCTGGTGGAGAACGACGCCGACGGACCGGTGCTGGTGGTCGGACACTCCTTTGGCGGCGCGATCGGGCTGAATCTGGCCGCGGCGTATCCCGATCTGGTATCCGGGCTGGTGCTGCTGGATCCCGCGATCGGCCTGGACGGACAGTGGATGCACGAGATCGCGGAATCCATGCTGGCATCGCCGGATTACGCCGACCGAGACGAGGCCCGCACCGAGAAGTTCACCGGCTCGTGGGCCGACGTCGATCCGGCCGAACTCGACGAGGATCTCGACGAGCATCTGATCGCGCTGCCAGGTGGCCGCTACGGCTGGCGGATCTGCGTGCCGGCGATGATGTCGTATTGGAGCGAGTTGACCCGCCATATCGTCCTGCCGCGCAGCGGAACTCCGACAACACTGGTCCGGGCGCTGTGGACGGATCCGCCGTACGTCAGTGAAGAACTGCTCAACGGCCTGTCGAACCGGCTCGGCACGGACTTCACCCTGGTCGACCTCGCCTGCCAGCACATGGTTGCCAACGCCAAGCCGGAGGAGACCGCCAAGGTGATCCGGGACCTGCTGGGGTCGCGCTAG
- a CDS encoding ATP-dependent DNA helicase has product MSTPAFVTEVTEAADVLRPGLRGTVRVVGGPGTGKTSLLVSAAAAHIAAGTDPESVLLLTGSGRLAAATRSKLTAELLAARSPEPCRAVVREPLVRSVHSYAFAVLRQAAARAGDPPPRLVTGAEQDGIIRELLAGDLEDGDASLSRWPQVLRPALTTAGFATELRDLLARCAERGVDPLQLQRIGRLSGRSEWAAAGRFAQQYEQVMLLRAAVGTAAPQATVPALGAAELVGAALEALASDAELLAAERSRIRLLLVDDAQHLDPQAARLVRVLAAGAELTLLAGDPNQAVFGFRGADPAVLTAADTPVVELSRSYRCAPQVANAISGIAAGLPGNSAWRRLAGNADDTGSVRVRVAASAHAEAALIADTLRRAHLVDGVPWSQLAVIVRSPSAAAALPRALAGAGVPVAAAQLAGPVADQPAAQALLLVLAATADGLDREQAVSLLTGPIGRVDPVTLRQLRRALRRNSSGDFGDQLVAALTTGPVDLPATLARPVNRVRAVLTAAGRGHRRHRDPRYTLWQAWERSGLQRRWLSSAERGGTEGALADRNLEAVTALFGIADDYVSRTTGASLSGLLDHVGGLQLPPVNADGRLAVETVAVLSPHAALDRDWDLVIIAGLQDGLWPNTTPRGGVLGTQRLLDVLDGLGDDVSARAPLLAEERRLLIAAMGRARRGLLVTAVDSDAGDDAALPSPFVAELAEYACADAVAPAAPATAPPVLAPAAVVGRLRSVVCAPAGTVTDGERVTAAQQLARLAANGVPGADPAQWYGMTTVSTCAPLWSGDEHTVTLSPSTLQTLTDCPLRWLAERHGGADRRELRSTLGSVVHALIADSASSAERLFAQLEMLWSTLPFDSPWYADNELARHRAMLETFVAWRSATRHELTEIGTEIDVDGVIVAPDEDGPGVRVRGRVDRLERDAEGRLVIVDVKTGKSPVTKDDAQRHAQLGLYQLAVAEGALADGDRPGGGRLVYVAKPSASGATEREQSALTPDSAADLRQGVRQAAGATAGPQFLARVNDGCTHCPMRAACPAHTAPRTEPS; this is encoded by the coding sequence ATGAGCACGCCTGCATTTGTCACCGAGGTGACCGAGGCGGCCGATGTGCTGCGCCCGGGGTTGCGTGGCACGGTCCGTGTCGTCGGCGGGCCAGGTACGGGCAAGACCAGCCTGCTGGTGTCGGCCGCTGCCGCGCATATCGCCGCCGGGACCGACCCGGAATCGGTTCTGCTGCTGACGGGTTCGGGCCGGCTGGCCGCCGCCACCCGCAGCAAGCTCACCGCTGAGTTGCTCGCCGCGCGCTCGCCCGAGCCGTGCCGCGCGGTGGTGCGGGAGCCGCTGGTCCGCTCGGTGCACAGCTACGCGTTCGCGGTGCTGCGGCAGGCCGCAGCCCGGGCGGGCGATCCGCCGCCACGCCTGGTCACCGGTGCTGAGCAGGACGGCATCATCCGCGAACTGCTCGCCGGCGATCTCGAGGACGGGGATGCGTCGTTATCGCGCTGGCCACAGGTGTTGCGGCCGGCGCTGACCACCGCTGGGTTCGCCACCGAACTGCGTGATCTGCTGGCCCGCTGCGCCGAACGAGGAGTGGACCCGCTGCAGCTGCAACGCATCGGCCGGCTGTCCGGGCGGTCCGAGTGGGCAGCCGCCGGTCGGTTCGCCCAGCAATACGAACAGGTGATGTTGCTGCGCGCGGCCGTCGGCACCGCCGCGCCGCAGGCCACCGTGCCTGCGCTGGGCGCCGCCGAGCTGGTCGGCGCTGCGCTGGAGGCATTGGCCTCCGACGCCGAGCTGCTGGCTGCCGAACGGTCCCGGATCCGCCTGCTGCTCGTCGACGACGCTCAACACCTCGATCCGCAGGCCGCGCGACTGGTCCGGGTGCTGGCTGCTGGTGCCGAACTGACTCTGCTGGCCGGTGACCCCAATCAGGCAGTCTTCGGCTTCCGCGGCGCCGACCCGGCAGTGCTGACCGCCGCCGACACCCCGGTGGTCGAGTTGAGCCGCTCGTACCGGTGTGCGCCCCAGGTGGCCAACGCGATCAGCGGGATCGCCGCCGGGTTGCCCGGCAACAGTGCGTGGCGCCGGCTGGCGGGCAACGCCGACGACACCGGATCGGTGCGCGTTCGGGTGGCCGCCTCGGCGCACGCCGAGGCGGCGCTGATCGCCGACACGCTGCGCCGCGCACACCTGGTCGATGGGGTGCCGTGGTCGCAGCTGGCGGTCATCGTCCGCTCGCCCTCGGCCGCCGCGGCGCTGCCCAGGGCGCTCGCCGGTGCCGGTGTCCCGGTCGCCGCGGCGCAGCTGGCCGGACCGGTCGCCGACCAGCCCGCCGCCCAGGCGCTGCTGCTGGTGCTGGCCGCGACCGCCGACGGCCTCGACCGTGAGCAGGCGGTGTCCTTGCTGACCGGGCCGATCGGCCGGGTCGACCCGGTGACCCTGCGCCAACTGCGTCGGGCGCTGCGCCGCAACTCCTCCGGTGATTTCGGCGACCAGCTCGTCGCGGCGCTCACCACCGGTCCGGTCGACCTGCCTGCGACGCTGGCCCGCCCGGTCAACCGGGTGCGCGCGGTGCTGACGGCGGCCGGCCGGGGGCACCGCCGGCACCGCGACCCCCGCTACACCCTGTGGCAGGCCTGGGAGCGCAGTGGATTACAGCGGCGCTGGCTGTCGTCAGCCGAGCGCGGCGGCACCGAGGGGGCACTGGCCGACCGCAACTTGGAAGCTGTCACCGCGCTGTTCGGTATCGCTGACGACTACGTCTCTCGCACCACCGGTGCGTCACTGTCCGGTCTGCTCGATCATGTTGGCGGCCTGCAGCTTCCACCAGTCAACGCTGACGGCCGGTTAGCTGTCGAGACGGTGGCCGTGCTCAGCCCGCACGCGGCGCTGGACCGGGATTGGGACCTGGTGATCATCGCCGGTCTGCAGGACGGTTTGTGGCCCAACACCACACCGCGAGGTGGGGTGTTGGGCACCCAGCGATTACTTGACGTGCTCGACGGCCTGGGTGACGACGTGTCGGCGCGGGCTCCGCTGCTGGCCGAGGAGCGCAGGCTACTCATCGCCGCGATGGGCCGCGCGCGGCGCGGGCTGTTGGTCACCGCCGTCGACAGCGACGCCGGCGACGACGCGGCGCTGCCGTCGCCATTCGTCGCCGAGCTCGCCGAGTATGCCTGCGCGGACGCCGTCGCGCCCGCTGCGCCGGCCACCGCGCCGCCGGTGCTGGCACCGGCGGCGGTCGTCGGCCGCTTGCGTTCGGTGGTGTGCGCCCCGGCCGGCACGGTCACTGACGGTGAACGTGTCACGGCCGCACAGCAATTGGCGCGACTGGCGGCGAACGGTGTCCCCGGTGCCGACCCGGCGCAGTGGTACGGCATGACGACCGTCAGCACGTGCGCGCCGCTGTGGAGCGGTGACGAGCACACCGTCACGCTCAGCCCGTCGACTCTGCAGACGCTGACCGACTGCCCATTGCGTTGGCTGGCCGAACGGCACGGCGGCGCCGACCGCCGTGAGCTGCGCTCCACCCTCGGCTCGGTGGTCCACGCGCTGATCGCCGATTCGGCGAGCAGCGCGGAGCGGCTGTTTGCGCAGTTGGAAATGCTCTGGAGCACACTGCCATTCGACTCGCCCTGGTATGCCGACAATGAGCTGGCCCGGCACCGGGCCATGCTCGAGACATTCGTGGCGTGGCGATCGGCCACTCGCCACGAGCTGACCGAGATCGGCACCGAGATCGATGTCGACGGCGTGATCGTCGCCCCGGACGAGGACGGTCCGGGCGTGCGGGTCCGTGGGCGGGTCGACCGGTTGGAGCGCGATGCCGAGGGCCGGCTGGTGATTGTCGACGTCAAGACCGGCAAGAGCCCGGTGACCAAGGACGACGCGCAGCGACATGCGCAGCTCGGGCTCTACCAGCTGGCGGTCGCCGAAGGGGCGCTCGCCGACGGCGATCGCCCCGGCGGCGGGCGACTGGTGTACGTCGCCAAGCCGAGTGCGTCAGGCGCCACGGAGCGTGAGCAATCCGCCCTGACACCGGACAGCGCAGCCGACTTGCGACAGGGTGTGCGGCAGGCCGCGGGTGCGACCGCGGGGCCGCAGTTCCTTGCCCGCGTCAACGACGGCTGCACCCATTGCCCGATGCGCGCGGCCTGCCCCGCACACACCGCGCCGCGAACGGAGCCGTCATGA
- a CDS encoding UvrD-helicase domain-containing protein, translating into MHPLPDARGLPRTHRAANGAVMTYSPTELAHALGVPTPTDEQAAVIAAPPGPLVVIAGAGAGKTETMAARVVWLVANGYADPGQVLGLTFTRKAAGQLLRRVRSRLARLAGHLGSSAQQGAPTVSTYHAFAGTLLREFGPLLPVEPDARLLSETELWQLAFEVVSSYPGPLDTTKDPAGVTAMVLRLSGDLAEHLVDTSQLLDTHLELERLVHHLPAGRYQRDRGPSQWLLSMLATQTERTALVPLIDALHARMRADKVMDFGSQMSAAARLASSCPQVGEQLRGRFRVVLLDEYQDTGHAQRIALSSLFGAGADEGLALTAVGDPIQSIYGWRGASATNLPRFTTDFPRPDGSPAPTLELRTSWRNPPSTLHIANAVSAEARRRSVAVRALRARPGAEAGTVCAALLTDVATEREWIADHIAERYAAAPDQPPTAAVLVRRNADAGPIAEALTARGIAVEVVGLAGLLSIPEVADVVAMVRLVADPAAGAAAMRVLTGPRWQLGAADLAALWRRAVVLDGARPSTATAEEIIAAAAPDADTASLADALADPGSAAAYSVDGYQRITDLASELARLRTLLGHPVTELVGEVRRTLGVDVEVRAARPVAAGWAGAEHLDRFADVVATYAGRPHACAVGLLAYLDAAEVVENGLAPAEVSVATDRVQVLTVHAAKGLEWQVVAVPHLSARVFPSTASKRTWLTDPSELPPLLRGDRAAAGLHGVPVLETGGVNDRKALSDTIMAHRDQLEQRRLDEERRLLYVAITRAEDTLLLSGHHWGASESKPRGPSDFLREIKDIIDDAAAAGQPCGEVEQWAPPPAEGDRNPLRDSVREAIWPADPLGRARADVEEGAALVRAAMAGAVADTGEDPEGWAADVDALLAERSRIAAPPPAELPGQLSVSALVELDRDPTALRRLSRRLPSRPDPHAILGTAFHEWVQRFYGAERLFDLDDLPGAVDGVAGDTEELAALQDAFTSSAWAARTPVDVEVPFEMAIGETVVRGRIDAVFADADGGMTVVDWKTGEPPKDDDAQRHAAVQLAVYRMAWAALRGCPQETVRAAFHYVRAGVTVRPENLPGPDELVALLARSSSAERYA; encoded by the coding sequence CTGCACCCATTGCCCGATGCGCGCGGCCTGCCCCGCACACACCGCGCCGCGAACGGAGCCGTCATGACCTACAGCCCCACCGAACTGGCGCACGCCCTCGGTGTTCCGACGCCGACCGACGAGCAGGCCGCCGTCATCGCCGCCCCGCCCGGGCCGCTGGTCGTCATCGCCGGGGCCGGTGCGGGCAAGACCGAGACCATGGCCGCGCGCGTGGTGTGGTTGGTGGCCAATGGATACGCCGATCCAGGGCAGGTCCTCGGACTGACCTTCACCCGTAAAGCGGCCGGGCAGCTGCTGCGCCGGGTGCGGTCCCGGCTGGCCCGCCTGGCCGGCCACCTGGGCAGCAGCGCGCAGCAGGGCGCGCCGACGGTCAGCACCTATCACGCGTTCGCCGGTACGCTGCTGCGTGAGTTCGGGCCGCTGCTCCCGGTGGAGCCCGATGCCCGGCTGCTGAGCGAAACCGAGTTGTGGCAGCTGGCTTTCGAAGTGGTCAGCAGTTATCCCGGTCCGCTCGACACCACCAAGGATCCCGCCGGCGTCACCGCGATGGTGCTGCGACTGTCCGGCGATCTGGCCGAGCACCTGGTCGACACCAGCCAGCTGCTGGACACCCACCTCGAACTCGAACGTCTGGTGCACCACCTGCCGGCCGGGCGCTACCAGCGTGACCGAGGGCCCAGCCAGTGGCTGCTGAGCATGCTGGCCACCCAGACCGAACGCACCGCGCTGGTGCCGCTGATCGACGCACTGCATGCCCGGATGCGTGCCGACAAGGTGATGGACTTCGGTTCGCAGATGTCGGCGGCGGCGCGGCTGGCGTCGTCCTGCCCGCAGGTGGGGGAGCAGCTGCGCGGCCGGTTCCGGGTCGTCCTGCTCGACGAGTACCAGGACACCGGGCACGCCCAGCGGATCGCGCTGTCGTCGCTGTTCGGTGCCGGCGCCGACGAGGGGCTGGCGCTCACCGCGGTCGGCGACCCGATCCAGTCCATCTACGGCTGGCGCGGGGCGTCGGCGACCAACCTGCCGCGCTTCACCACCGACTTTCCGCGCCCGGACGGCTCGCCGGCGCCGACCCTCGAGTTGCGCACCAGCTGGCGCAACCCGCCCAGCACCCTGCACATCGCCAACGCCGTCTCGGCTGAAGCCCGGCGCCGCTCGGTGGCGGTGCGCGCCTTACGGGCGCGCCCCGGCGCCGAGGCGGGCACGGTGTGCGCCGCACTGCTCACCGATGTCGCCACCGAACGGGAGTGGATCGCCGACCACATCGCCGAGCGCTACGCGGCGGCACCTGACCAGCCGCCGACTGCGGCGGTGCTGGTGCGCCGCAACGCCGATGCCGGTCCGATCGCCGAGGCGTTGACCGCGCGCGGTATTGCGGTGGAAGTGGTTGGTCTGGCCGGGCTGCTGTCCATCCCCGAGGTCGCCGATGTGGTGGCGATGGTGCGCCTGGTCGCCGATCCGGCCGCCGGCGCGGCGGCGATGCGGGTGCTGACCGGACCGCGCTGGCAGCTGGGGGCGGCCGACCTTGCCGCGCTGTGGCGACGGGCGGTCGTACTCGACGGAGCGCGGCCGTCGACCGCCACCGCCGAGGAGATCATCGCGGCGGCGGCACCCGACGCCGACACCGCGAGCCTGGCTGACGCGCTTGCCGATCCGGGGTCGGCCGCGGCATATTCGGTCGACGGCTATCAGCGCATCACCGACTTGGCAAGCGAATTAGCAAGACTGAGAACGCTTTTAGGGCATCCGGTGACCGAACTCGTCGGCGAAGTACGACGTACCCTCGGTGTCGACGTGGAGGTGCGCGCGGCCCGCCCGGTCGCCGCCGGATGGGCCGGTGCCGAGCACCTGGACCGGTTTGCCGACGTTGTCGCCACTTACGCGGGGCGGCCACATGCGTGCGCGGTGGGCCTGTTGGCCTACCTTGACGCAGCCGAGGTGGTGGAGAACGGGCTGGCCCCCGCCGAAGTCAGTGTGGCCACCGACCGGGTCCAGGTGCTGACCGTTCACGCCGCCAAAGGGCTGGAGTGGCAAGTGGTGGCCGTCCCGCACCTGTCCGCACGGGTCTTTCCGTCCACCGCCTCCAAGCGCACCTGGCTCACCGATCCGTCCGAGCTGCCGCCGCTGTTGCGCGGTGACCGGGCGGCCGCCGGCCTGCATGGGGTACCGGTTCTGGAAACCGGAGGAGTCAACGACCGAAAAGCGTTGTCCGACACCATCATGGCGCACCGCGATCAGCTCGAACAGCGCCGCCTCGACGAGGAGCGCAGGCTGCTCTATGTGGCGATCACCCGGGCCGAGGACACCCTGCTGCTCTCGGGTCATCACTGGGGTGCCAGCGAAAGCAAGCCGCGCGGGCCCTCGGACTTCCTGCGCGAGATCAAAGACATCATCGATGACGCGGCCGCGGCGGGCCAACCGTGCGGCGAGGTGGAACAGTGGGCCCCGCCGCCGGCCGAGGGTGATCGAAACCCGTTGCGAGACAGCGTCCGCGAGGCGATCTGGCCTGCCGACCCGCTCGGCCGGGCGCGCGCCGACGTCGAAGAAGGAGCCGCACTGGTACGAGCGGCCATGGCCGGCGCGGTCGCCGACACCGGCGAGGACCCTGAGGGCTGGGCCGCCGACGTCGATGCGCTGCTGGCCGAGCGGTCCCGCATCGCCGCGCCGCCGCCGGCCGAACTGCCCGGCCAACTGTCGGTCAGCGCCCTCGTCGAGCTGGACCGCGATCCGACGGCGCTGCGCCGGCTGTCCAGAAGACTGCCGTCGCGCCCGGACCCGCACGCGATCCTGGGCACCGCCTTCCACGAGTGGGTGCAGCGGTTCTACGGTGCCGAGCGGCTGTTCGACCTCGACGACTTGCCCGGCGCCGTCGACGGCGTGGCCGGCGACACCGAGGAACTCGCCGCCCTGCAAGACGCTTTCACGTCGTCGGCATGGGCGGCGCGCACCCCGGTGGATGTCGAGGTGCCGTTCGAGATGGCGATCGGCGAGACCGTCGTACGCGGCCGCATCGACGCGGTATTCGCCGACGCCGACGGCGGCATGACCGTCGTCGACTGGAAGACCGGCGAGCCTCCGAAAGACGATGACGCGCAACGGCACGCCGCCGTCCAGCTCGCGGTGTACCGGATGGCGTGGGCCGCATTGCGGGGTTGCCCGCAGGAGACGGTGCGCGCGGCGTTCCACTATGTGCGCGCGGGCGTCACCGTGCGGCCGGAAAACCTGCCCGGCCCAGACGAATTGGTGGCGCTGCTGGCTCGCTCTAGTAGCGCGGAGCGTTACGCCTGA
- a CDS encoding DoxX family protein, with the protein MPTTTTELEPQRSPSQLPAYRTAAMLIGIGVGHFAAPKPFDDIVPAELPGNARFYTYASGVAEVGIGTMLLVPRTRRAGALAAILLYLAVFPANVNMCRLWWSKPLPMKLVSLARLPLQLPMITQAIKIRRNAPRY; encoded by the coding sequence ATGCCGACGACGACCACCGAACTCGAACCCCAACGCAGCCCAAGCCAGCTGCCCGCCTACCGGACTGCCGCGATGCTCATCGGCATCGGCGTCGGGCACTTCGCCGCCCCCAAACCGTTCGATGACATCGTGCCCGCCGAACTGCCCGGCAATGCCCGGTTCTACACCTACGCCTCCGGAGTCGCCGAGGTCGGCATCGGGACCATGCTGCTGGTGCCGCGGACCCGCCGCGCAGGCGCGCTGGCAGCAATCCTGCTCTACCTGGCGGTGTTCCCGGCCAATGTGAACATGTGCCGCCTGTGGTGGAGCAAGCCGTTGCCGATGAAGCTGGTCTCTCTCGCCCGGCTGCCGTTGCAGCTGCCGATGATCACCCAGGCCATCAAGATCAGGCGTAACGCTCCGCGCTACTAG